In Geotalea uraniireducens, one genomic interval encodes:
- a CDS encoding cache domain-containing protein, translating to MHRYFFAFMNNLKLRWKMLVLVLPLVTVPIFVVGGVIGYISTKQAYRGITQTARDDLEHMASFTIDLLNSHYQQFQVYKQDKVRTVHAELATLTNLSYSLVEAENRQYRNGKIDLRTAQASARKALKRVNVGETGYIYAMTTKGDLKVHIAREGENVFNEKDENGRYFIRVMCENALKSKPGEVLFIVYPWRNAVLGDTHPRQKVVAYRYFREWDWIIAAGGYLEETYDDLAFERRSFEELKEKIKSKKVGETGYIYCMDEKGNFTVHPDEEGKNFFNAVDFNGHKFIKEMCEKKRGWIRYPWRNVGESHPRMKIVRYDYFKPWGWIVAVGSYEDEFYQEANKIRGRIVGSMTLLTIIVGIVGTLLVFLAAKVLTDPINHMNEVIRKVKKGRLDEQMEVDTGDELGELAAAFNRMTAIIKQNKEMEASLAQQGKMASLGVLSSGVAHEINNPLGVILGYASYIEGKTSEDDPNYKYIHEIKRESKRCKKIVQDLLSYARTPKPALELLDINDLLSQIVDFAANHTDMHNVTVVKEFAPDLPLIMADGDQMRQVAINLILNAGAAMDGGGELVVRTFLDDQQFVNIAFRDTGAGIRQEDIEKIFEPFFTTKTKGTGLGLAITRQIIEMHHGKIAIDSEVGKGTTVTVKLPQDRDAL from the coding sequence ATGCACCGCTACTTCTTCGCCTTCATGAACAATCTGAAACTGCGCTGGAAGATGCTCGTCCTGGTGCTGCCGCTGGTTACTGTGCCGATTTTCGTGGTCGGCGGGGTGATCGGCTATATCTCCACCAAGCAGGCCTATCGGGGGATCACCCAGACCGCCCGGGACGACCTGGAACACATGGCCAGCTTCACCATCGATCTCCTCAATTCCCATTATCAGCAGTTCCAGGTTTACAAGCAGGACAAGGTGCGGACCGTTCACGCCGAACTGGCCACCCTGACCAACCTCTCCTACAGTCTCGTCGAAGCCGAGAACCGCCAGTACCGGAACGGCAAGATCGACCTCCGGACCGCCCAGGCGTCGGCGCGCAAGGCGCTGAAACGGGTCAACGTCGGCGAGACCGGCTATATCTACGCCATGACCACCAAGGGGGATCTGAAAGTCCACATCGCCCGCGAAGGGGAGAATGTCTTCAACGAGAAGGACGAGAACGGCCGCTACTTTATCCGGGTAATGTGCGAGAACGCTCTCAAGTCGAAGCCGGGCGAGGTGCTGTTCATCGTCTATCCCTGGCGCAATGCGGTTCTCGGCGACACCCACCCGCGGCAGAAGGTGGTCGCCTACCGCTATTTCCGCGAGTGGGACTGGATCATCGCCGCCGGCGGCTACCTGGAGGAGACCTACGATGATCTCGCCTTCGAGCGGCGCTCCTTCGAGGAACTGAAGGAGAAGATCAAGAGTAAGAAGGTCGGCGAAACCGGTTACATCTACTGCATGGACGAAAAGGGGAACTTCACTGTCCATCCCGACGAGGAGGGGAAGAATTTCTTCAACGCCGTCGACTTCAACGGCCACAAGTTCATCAAGGAGATGTGCGAGAAGAAGCGGGGCTGGATTCGCTATCCGTGGCGCAACGTCGGCGAGAGCCATCCGCGGATGAAGATCGTCCGCTACGACTACTTCAAACCGTGGGGCTGGATCGTCGCCGTTGGCTCCTATGAGGACGAATTCTACCAGGAGGCGAACAAGATCCGCGGCCGGATCGTCGGCAGCATGACCCTGCTGACCATCATCGTCGGCATTGTCGGCACCCTGCTCGTCTTTCTCGCCGCCAAGGTGCTCACCGATCCGATCAACCACATGAACGAGGTGATTCGCAAGGTGAAGAAGGGGCGCCTCGACGAACAGATGGAGGTCGATACCGGCGACGAACTGGGCGAGCTGGCGGCCGCCTTCAACCGGATGACCGCCATCATCAAACAGAACAAGGAGATGGAAGCCAGCCTGGCCCAGCAGGGGAAGATGGCCTCCCTCGGCGTCCTCTCCTCAGGGGTTGCCCACGAAATCAACAATCCGCTCGGGGTGATCCTCGGCTACGCTTCTTACATCGAAGGCAAGACCAGCGAGGACGACCCCAATTACAAATACATCCACGAAATCAAACGGGAGAGCAAGCGCTGCAAGAAGATCGTCCAGGATCTTCTCTCCTATGCCCGGACCCCCAAGCCGGCGCTGGAGCTGCTCGACATCAACGACCTGCTCAGCCAGATCGTCGATTTCGCCGCCAATCATACCGATATGCACAACGTGACGGTAGTGAAGGAATTTGCCCCCGACCTGCCGCTGATCATGGCCGACGGCGACCAGATGCGCCAGGTGGCGATCAACCTGATCCTCAATGCCGGCGCCGCCATGGACGGGGGAGGAGAACTGGTGGTCCGGACCTTCCTCGACGACCAGCAGTTCGTCAATATCGCTTTCCGCGATACCGGTGCGGGAATCCGCCAGGAAGATATCGAGAAGATCTTCGAACCGTTCTTTACCACCAAGACCAAGGGGACCGGTCTCGGGCTTGCCATCACCCGCCAGATCATTGAGATGCATCACGGCAAGATCGCCATCGACAGCGAAGTGGGCAAGGGGACTACGGTGACCGTCAAGCTGCCGCAGGACCGGGATGCTCTGTGA
- a CDS encoding sigma-54-dependent transcriptional regulator, which translates to MTDKKRIMLIDNEEGLCRMMEAVLLDNGYDVKGYTRSFEAVEEFRSGDWDLLVTDIKMPGMDGLEVLQKVKARDPQLPVIMITAYATVEMSIQALRRGAYDMLTKPFEPEELLYRVKNALKHTQLLEENRELREELVGKFRFDNIIGASAGLKDVLAKVEKIAIRDTSVLITGESGTGKELIAQAIHYNSLRKAKKFVAINCGALPESLLESELFGYKKGAFTGAKENRQGLLETADGGTLFLDEVGNLPMNVQKTLLRFLQEQEFLRVGDTTPTKVDVRLISATNADLKEAVKSGAFREDLYYRLNVLNLHLPPLRERKEDIPLLAAHFIALQNKKFATAIKGLTAEAMEAASDFAWPGNIRQLKNVIEACTAMESDDYITLPVLAQFVDLPLIGADREQSVELEAEGEEGDYAKALSRFEVDYLKGLLRKNGGNVEAAAREAGMNMATIYRKMKKYNLRREEYA; encoded by the coding sequence GTGACCGATAAGAAGCGGATCATGCTGATCGATAACGAAGAGGGGCTCTGCCGGATGATGGAGGCGGTGCTCCTCGACAACGGCTACGACGTTAAGGGGTATACCCGCTCCTTTGAGGCGGTGGAAGAGTTTCGCTCCGGCGACTGGGACCTGCTGGTGACCGACATCAAGATGCCGGGCATGGACGGGCTGGAGGTTCTGCAGAAAGTCAAGGCAAGGGATCCGCAGCTGCCGGTGATTATGATCACTGCCTACGCCACCGTCGAGATGTCGATCCAGGCCCTGCGGCGGGGGGCGTACGACATGCTGACCAAGCCCTTCGAACCGGAAGAGCTCCTCTACCGGGTGAAAAATGCCCTCAAGCATACCCAGCTGCTCGAAGAGAACCGGGAGCTGCGGGAAGAACTGGTCGGCAAGTTCCGCTTCGATAACATCATCGGTGCTTCCGCCGGGCTGAAGGATGTCTTGGCCAAGGTGGAAAAGATCGCCATTCGCGACACGTCGGTACTGATTACCGGCGAATCGGGGACCGGCAAGGAGCTGATCGCCCAGGCGATCCATTACAATTCGCTCCGCAAGGCGAAGAAATTTGTGGCGATCAACTGCGGTGCCCTGCCGGAATCGCTGTTGGAGAGTGAACTGTTCGGCTACAAGAAGGGCGCATTCACCGGCGCCAAGGAAAACCGTCAGGGGCTTTTGGAGACGGCCGACGGCGGGACGCTGTTCCTCGACGAAGTCGGCAACCTGCCGATGAACGTTCAGAAGACGCTGCTTCGCTTCCTCCAGGAGCAGGAATTCCTGCGGGTTGGCGATACCACCCCGACCAAGGTGGACGTGCGGCTGATCTCTGCCACCAACGCCGACCTCAAGGAAGCGGTCAAGAGCGGCGCTTTCCGCGAAGACCTCTATTACCGTCTCAACGTCCTTAATCTCCATCTCCCGCCGCTGCGGGAGCGGAAAGAGGATATCCCGCTCCTGGCGGCCCATTTCATCGCTCTGCAGAACAAGAAGTTTGCCACCGCCATCAAGGGGCTGACCGCCGAGGCGATGGAGGCGGCCAGCGACTTTGCCTGGCCCGGTAATATCCGACAGTTGAAGAACGTCATCGAGGCGTGTACGGCCATGGAGAGCGACGACTACATCACCCTGCCGGTGCTTGCCCAATTCGTCGATCTGCCGCTGATCGGTGCCGACCGGGAGCAGTCGGTCGAACTTGAGGCGGAAGGCGAGGAAGGGGACTACGCCAAGGCCCTCTCCCGCTTCGAGGTCGACTATCTGAAGGGCCTGCTGCGCAAGAACGGCGGTAACGTCGAGGCAGCGGCCCGCGAAGCGGGGATGAACATGGCGACCATCTACCGCAAGATGAAGAAATACAACCTCCGCCGCGAAGAGTATGCCTAA
- a CDS encoding lectin like domain-containing protein: MRLVTLPGDLRAGEVAVKGFVVGVLVLSLLPAVAAAADVPLEAPLNPAFLSYQTSGSLSARASVVPVPVEHPTGYIPSPLDYSHLTGATATSTIRSAIVTATTLPAAYDLRDYNRVTPVRDQGQCGACWAFGSVASLESGLLPTEGDDFSENNLKNTSGFDLAACDGGNGDMATAYFSRWSGPINEADDPYSATSSTSPSNLAPVKHVMDSLVIPPRNSYNLPDADAIKQAVMTYGAVTTSIFVDSGASSSRLSAYYKPATASYYYNYDNSINHMVAIVGWDDNYAASNFATTPPGNGAFIVKNSWGTSWGDQGYFYVSYYDTSIGQDNYVFTTAQPVTTYNRVYLYDPLGTTSSMGYNSTIGWFANIFTAQASEQLKAVAFQTLDVSTQYEVYVYTGVTAGAPRSGSLVASLSGTIANAGSHTVVLTTPVQLTQGQRFSVVVKVTASTYKYPIPMERPYAGYSSTATANAGESFISFGGTSWADITTSYANTNVCLKAFAGQDSIPPSIGSFVVPTPATSHTIPITALTATDNVGVTGYLVTASATLPTAADPGWSASAPTGYPVTGNGTITLYGWARDAVGNVSAPATAQVTVAIPTLSVAVAGSGSGTATSSPAGISCTGGSCSDLYDAGTPVTIYATPSSTSLFTGWSGDCSGTGDCSLTMSGDKTVTATFDQFPPVKAGTATMGYYADLATAYAAAPDASLFTIQAQAVEFIGDLLLNRNVAVDFSGGYDSIFSTVSGASTISGTLTIGDGSLTVNGLDIH, encoded by the coding sequence ATGAGACTGGTGACGTTGCCGGGCGATCTACGGGCAGGGGAGGTGGCGGTGAAAGGGTTTGTGGTTGGAGTGCTGGTGCTGTCGTTGCTGCCGGCGGTGGCTGCCGCCGCTGATGTTCCCCTGGAGGCCCCGCTCAATCCGGCGTTCCTCAGTTACCAGACGAGCGGTTCCCTCTCTGCCCGCGCCTCGGTGGTCCCGGTCCCCGTCGAGCATCCCACCGGTTATATCCCTTCGCCCCTCGACTATTCGCATCTCACCGGCGCCACGGCTACCTCCACCATCCGGTCGGCCATCGTCACGGCCACGACGTTGCCGGCGGCTTACGATCTTCGCGACTACAACCGGGTGACCCCGGTGCGGGATCAGGGTCAGTGCGGCGCCTGCTGGGCCTTCGGCTCGGTAGCTTCACTCGAATCGGGGCTGTTGCCGACGGAGGGCGACGACTTCTCCGAAAACAACCTGAAAAACACCAGCGGCTTCGATCTGGCCGCCTGTGACGGGGGAAACGGCGACATGGCGACGGCGTACTTTTCCCGCTGGAGCGGGCCGATCAACGAGGCGGACGATCCTTACTCGGCAACGAGTTCGACATCACCGTCCAATCTTGCCCCCGTCAAGCATGTCATGGACTCGCTGGTCATCCCGCCGCGGAATTCATATAACCTGCCGGACGCCGATGCCATCAAGCAGGCGGTCATGACCTACGGGGCTGTAACCACCAGCATTTTTGTCGATAGCGGCGCTTCCAGCAGCAGACTGTCGGCGTACTACAAGCCGGCCACCGCCTCCTATTATTACAATTACGATAACAGTATCAACCATATGGTGGCCATCGTCGGCTGGGACGATAACTATGCGGCGAGCAATTTCGCCACCACGCCGCCGGGGAACGGGGCGTTCATCGTCAAGAACAGTTGGGGGACCTCCTGGGGGGACCAGGGGTACTTCTACGTCTCCTACTACGACACCAGTATCGGCCAGGACAATTACGTCTTTACCACCGCCCAGCCGGTTACCACCTATAACCGGGTCTATCTGTACGACCCGTTGGGCACGACGTCGTCGATGGGCTATAATTCGACGATCGGCTGGTTTGCCAATATCTTCACCGCCCAGGCGAGCGAGCAGCTCAAGGCCGTCGCCTTCCAGACCCTCGACGTCTCTACCCAGTATGAGGTGTACGTCTATACCGGGGTGACCGCCGGGGCACCCAGATCCGGCTCTCTGGTCGCTTCCTTGAGTGGCACGATCGCCAACGCCGGTTCCCATACGGTGGTGTTGACCACCCCCGTGCAGCTTACCCAGGGACAGCGCTTCTCGGTAGTCGTCAAGGTGACCGCCTCTACCTACAAGTATCCCATCCCGATGGAACGGCCCTATGCCGGCTACTCCTCCACGGCGACCGCCAATGCCGGCGAAAGCTTCATCAGTTTCGGCGGTACCAGCTGGGCGGACATTACTACTTCGTACGCCAACACCAACGTCTGCCTCAAGGCGTTTGCCGGCCAGGACAGTATCCCGCCATCAATCGGCTCCTTTGTCGTCCCCACTCCGGCGACGAGCCACACCATCCCGATTACCGCCCTCACTGCCACCGATAACGTCGGGGTTACCGGCTACCTGGTGACGGCGTCGGCCACGCTGCCGACCGCCGCCGACCCCGGCTGGTCCGCCAGTGCGCCGACTGGTTACCCCGTGACCGGCAATGGCACCATCACCCTCTACGGCTGGGCCAGGGATGCCGTCGGCAACGTCTCCGCACCTGCCACCGCCCAAGTGACGGTGGCGATTCCGACGCTGAGCGTTGCCGTCGCCGGGAGCGGCAGTGGCACCGCCACCAGCTCCCCGGCCGGCATCTCCTGCACCGGCGGCAGCTGCAGCGACCTCTACGACGCCGGCACACCGGTTACCATCTATGCCACCCCGAGTTCCACCTCGCTCTTTACCGGCTGGTCCGGCGACTGCAGCGGCACCGGCGACTGCAGCCTCACCATGAGCGGCGACAAAACGGTCACCGCCACCTTCGACCAGTTCCCGCCGGTCAAGGCCGGTACGGCGACCATGGGTTACTACGCCGACCTCGCTACCGCCTATGCCGCCGCCCCCGATGCCAGCCTATTCACCATCCAGGCGCAGGCGGTGGAGTTTATCGGCGACCTGTTGCTGAATCGCAATGTCGCCGTCGATTTCAGCGGCGGCTATGACAGCATCTTCAGCACCGTCAGCGGAGCTTCGACGATTAGCGGTACGCTGACCATCGGCGACGGTTCGCTCACCGTGAACGGGCTCGATATCCACTGA
- a CDS encoding M6 family metalloprotease domain-containing protein encodes MLAVVLAGTVVSSPACPAAPTTVRLDNPDGSSFNGHIRGDEFQNWIETDSGHSVVRNRTTKAWEYAEKASDGTLRGSGQLVVPGQPAPALIKRHLKPQRNDAAAAQFSAGLQQIYQQRVSASSFTGTTSSTVTTSMAPGDWTPMPVSGSRKILLILVNFSDRTLTTSANDWYGSVFDTTPGVKSVANYYKDNSFSTLNIQPVSHTQADNPAGVVTVTVPYVHPYNGTSEQTWVPAAINAAASYVDFAALDTDGNGYLDRNEAVVYFIVAGFEKACSGETPSIWAHATSYGSGYFTAGGVKFQNYALNGELYATGVQGTMGVIAHEMGHQLCGLPDLYDTTSTNAGLGDFSLMAGGSWGADLGENQGTTPVALDAWSREYLGWLTPAAPPATGMLSVGTALSSNSAAIKLIDATKSTSEYFLAENRYPTGWDRGLLAYLGSDWSGGLLVTHIDITVGTQGSNDINAYVAGGHQGVMVEQASTAGCDMAAYDCPGSAHSLFYSGNSDAFTDVSTPDSKYYSTASSGLGLSLISTAGQSMNALFSKGTVPPVIAAVSPFEDDTDVSLGSTVTVTFSAEMNPATITGSTITLADSSGAVSGVVSYDAATKTASFTPTQPLQPSTVYTATVTTGAQDLNGTPLFSGKTWSFTTGSTFYSETFDTGALPGGWSVVDDAGTGAVWRFDDPGSRTNMTGGSGNFAIADSDNAGAVAMDTELRSPVLNLSGYSAVSLKFRTYFESWDNEVCDVDVSANGVAGPWTTVWSKSGGNYGPALEQLDISAQAARQSNVVIRFHYYNATYEYYWQVDEVELAGTLAPSRKTLSLTFSGAGNGSVNSSPAGIASTGAVSAQFDAGTPVTLMATPGATSAFSGWSGACTGTGSCIVTMDADRTVDAGFALVMRARVVGSATSDFDTLVNAFASPQNGASVAILAQSAVFIEDLVLNKNLNVFFKGGYDTGFSSNTGCWSTLDGTLTIGSGALTVENLIIQ; translated from the coding sequence ATGCTCGCAGTGGTACTTGCCGGAACGGTGGTATCTTCTCCAGCCTGCCCCGCCGCGCCGACGACGGTCAGACTCGACAATCCCGATGGCAGTTCCTTCAATGGCCACATTCGCGGCGACGAATTCCAGAATTGGATAGAAACGGATTCAGGCCACAGCGTGGTGAGAAATCGGACGACTAAGGCCTGGGAATATGCCGAAAAGGCGTCGGATGGCACCCTGAGGGGATCGGGGCAGCTGGTTGTGCCGGGACAGCCGGCGCCTGCCCTGATCAAGCGCCATTTGAAGCCGCAGCGGAACGATGCCGCTGCCGCCCAATTCAGTGCGGGCCTGCAGCAGATTTACCAGCAACGAGTGAGCGCTTCCTCCTTCACCGGCACAACTTCATCAACGGTCACCACGAGCATGGCTCCCGGCGACTGGACGCCGATGCCGGTTTCCGGCAGCCGGAAGATCCTCCTCATCCTAGTCAATTTCAGTGATCGCACCCTGACCACCAGCGCCAACGACTGGTATGGCTCCGTCTTCGATACCACGCCGGGGGTCAAGTCGGTGGCCAATTATTATAAGGACAACTCCTTCAGCACCTTGAACATTCAGCCGGTCAGTCATACCCAAGCGGATAATCCTGCCGGGGTCGTGACCGTTACGGTCCCCTATGTCCACCCTTACAACGGCACGAGCGAGCAGACCTGGGTCCCGGCCGCAATAAATGCCGCGGCATCCTATGTCGACTTTGCCGCGCTCGATACCGATGGCAACGGCTACCTGGACCGTAACGAAGCGGTGGTCTACTTCATCGTTGCCGGATTCGAGAAGGCGTGTTCCGGCGAGACCCCGAGCATTTGGGCCCATGCCACTTCTTACGGTTCGGGCTATTTCACGGCGGGGGGCGTGAAATTCCAGAACTACGCCCTCAACGGCGAGCTGTATGCCACTGGAGTCCAAGGGACCATGGGGGTCATCGCCCATGAGATGGGGCACCAGCTCTGCGGGCTGCCCGACCTTTACGACACGACCTCTACCAATGCCGGCCTCGGTGATTTCTCGCTGATGGCTGGCGGCAGCTGGGGGGCCGATCTTGGCGAAAATCAGGGGACGACTCCGGTGGCGCTGGATGCCTGGTCCCGCGAGTACCTCGGCTGGCTGACGCCGGCTGCGCCGCCGGCTACCGGGATGCTGAGCGTCGGTACCGCCCTGTCGTCGAATTCCGCGGCCATCAAGCTGATCGACGCCACAAAGAGCACCAGTGAATATTTTCTGGCGGAAAACCGCTACCCGACCGGTTGGGACCGGGGATTGCTTGCCTATCTGGGGAGCGACTGGAGTGGCGGCCTGCTTGTCACCCACATCGACATTACCGTCGGCACCCAGGGCTCCAACGACATCAACGCCTATGTGGCCGGCGGTCACCAGGGGGTCATGGTTGAGCAGGCGAGTACCGCTGGCTGCGACATGGCGGCCTACGACTGTCCCGGATCGGCGCATTCCCTCTTCTACAGCGGCAACAGCGACGCCTTTACCGATGTGTCGACCCCTGACTCGAAATACTACTCCACCGCGTCATCCGGGCTCGGCCTTTCATTGATTTCGACCGCGGGCCAGAGCATGAACGCGCTTTTTTCCAAAGGAACCGTTCCACCGGTGATCGCTGCTGTTTCCCCGTTCGAAGACGACACGGATGTCTCCCTCGGTTCCACTGTCACGGTAACCTTCAGCGCCGAGATGAATCCGGCGACCATCACCGGTTCGACCATTACCCTGGCGGACAGTAGTGGAGCCGTTTCAGGGGTGGTTTCCTACGATGCGGCGACGAAAACCGCTTCATTTACTCCCACCCAGCCGCTTCAGCCAAGCACCGTTTACACCGCGACGGTTACCACCGGTGCCCAGGATCTGAACGGCACGCCGTTGTTCAGCGGTAAAACCTGGTCGTTCACGACCGGTTCGACGTTCTACAGCGAAACGTTCGATACGGGGGCTCTTCCCGGAGGGTGGAGCGTTGTCGATGATGCCGGCACCGGGGCAGTGTGGCGGTTCGATGATCCGGGAAGCCGGACTAACATGACCGGCGGCAGCGGCAATTTTGCCATTGCCGACAGTGACAATGCCGGTGCCGTGGCCATGGATACCGAACTTCGGTCGCCGGTGCTCAATCTGTCCGGGTACTCGGCGGTCTCGCTGAAATTCAGGACCTATTTCGAATCCTGGGATAACGAAGTGTGCGACGTTGACGTCAGCGCCAACGGCGTTGCCGGCCCCTGGACCACCGTCTGGAGTAAAAGCGGCGGCAATTACGGACCGGCTCTCGAACAACTGGATATCTCGGCCCAGGCGGCCCGCCAGAGCAATGTCGTCATCCGTTTCCACTATTACAACGCCACCTATGAATATTACTGGCAAGTCGACGAGGTGGAGCTTGCCGGTACCTTGGCGCCAAGCCGGAAGACCCTGTCGCTGACCTTTTCGGGGGCCGGTAACGGCTCGGTAAACAGCTCGCCGGCGGGCATCGCCAGCACCGGGGCCGTCTCGGCCCAGTTCGACGCCGGGACGCCGGTGACCCTGATGGCCACTCCCGGGGCTACTTCGGCCTTTTCCGGATGGTCGGGCGCCTGCACCGGCACCGGCAGCTGTATTGTCACCATGGATGCAGACCGGACTGTCGATGCCGGCTTTGCGCTCGTCATGCGGGCCCGGGTAGTGGGGAGCGCCACCAGCGACTTCGACACCCTCGTCAATGCCTTTGCCTCGCCGCAGAACGGCGCGAGTGTTGCCATCCTCGCCCAGAGCGCCGTATTCATCGAAGATCTCGTCCTCAACAAAAACCTCAACGTCTTCTTCAAGGGGGGGTATGACACCGGCTTCAGTAGTAACACCGGTTGCTGGTCCACCCTCGACGGCACCCTCACTATCGGGAGCGGGGCGCTGACGGTGGAGAACCTGATTATCCAGTAG